The Aureispira anguillae genome contains a region encoding:
- the dapB gene encoding 4-hydroxy-tetrahydrodipicolinate reductase, whose protein sequence is MKIAMIGYGKMGRTIERLANEQGHEVVLKINADNLETFTAENLKQADVAIEFSQPEVAYSNIMTCLKAGLPVVSGTTAWLDQYQEVSDWCKTNNGAFFYASNFSIGVNIFFELNKHLAQIMSTHQEYQVEMEEIHHTQKLDAPSGTAVTLAEGILEKIDSLQGYQLQEENKKIANNCIPITAKRIGNTPGTHVIQYHSAIDELEIKHTAKGREGFASGAILAAQWLIDKKGVFGMNDLLQLS, encoded by the coding sequence ATGAAAATAGCAATGATTGGCTATGGCAAAATGGGACGTACCATTGAGCGCTTAGCAAACGAACAAGGTCATGAAGTTGTACTCAAAATTAATGCAGACAACTTAGAAACATTTACAGCTGAGAACCTAAAGCAAGCAGATGTTGCCATTGAATTTTCTCAACCTGAAGTGGCCTATTCTAATATTATGACCTGCCTAAAAGCTGGCTTGCCTGTTGTATCGGGCACAACAGCTTGGTTGGATCAATATCAAGAAGTAAGCGACTGGTGCAAAACCAATAATGGTGCTTTCTTTTATGCTTCTAACTTTAGTATTGGGGTAAATATCTTTTTTGAACTAAATAAGCATTTGGCTCAAATTATGAGTACTCACCAAGAATATCAAGTCGAAATGGAAGAAATCCATCATACCCAAAAACTTGATGCTCCTAGTGGAACTGCGGTCACATTAGCGGAGGGTATTCTTGAAAAAATTGACAGCCTCCAAGGTTATCAACTACAAGAAGAAAATAAAAAAATTGCTAATAATTGTATTCCAATCACGGCAAAACGTATTGGCAATACTCCTGGCACGCATGTTATTCAATATCATTCTGCTATTGATGAATTAGAAATCAAACATACAGCAAAAGGGCGAGAAGGTTTTGCTTCTGGGGCGATTCTTGCCGCTCAATGGTTGATTGATAAAAAAGGCGTTTTTGGTATGAATGACTTATTACAGTTGAGCTAA
- a CDS encoding phosphotransferase family protein, which produces MRLTEKNIHHYLLDKGYLNVQLFMEGDYTLEHHRSRNSIFRVYQEAGTPLFVKQLVDINTENAYLMQKDATAHHLIHHCDVYLKARKFIPNFIGYDPSNQVLVTELFPTAKNLYEVILEHQTFSTSYAKKIAEILHSFHHPIQEELNHNSSLQFFNQQLPWIINVGEPQFMARHETNPVIKTILEHQDLVHNLDRLRLEWKITSLIHGDVKWVNFVLVGQEEKKEEALKLIDWEIANVGDPLWDVAGVFQSYLSSWVYSYNNGSLQHHKFSGQEYISIPSIQSGIQAFWKNYAQLKAYSDQEEQLALNQVTRMTAARLLQTAFESNVQHPQLLPNTARIIQLCQHLFNQPEQIISDLFGLNSTSYEKAAK; this is translated from the coding sequence ATGCGATTAACAGAAAAGAATATCCACCACTACTTATTAGACAAAGGTTACTTGAATGTACAACTGTTTATGGAAGGAGATTATACGTTGGAACATCACAGAAGTAGAAATTCTATTTTTAGGGTGTATCAAGAAGCAGGTACTCCCCTTTTTGTCAAACAATTGGTAGATATTAATACAGAAAATGCTTATTTGATGCAAAAAGATGCAACAGCTCATCATCTGATCCATCACTGTGATGTTTATCTAAAAGCAAGAAAATTTATCCCTAACTTTATAGGTTATGACCCTAGTAATCAGGTTTTGGTGACAGAGCTATTTCCCACTGCCAAAAATTTATATGAAGTCATTTTAGAACATCAAACATTCTCCACCAGTTATGCAAAAAAAATAGCAGAAATACTGCATTCTTTTCATCATCCTATCCAAGAAGAACTCAACCATAATTCGTCACTTCAATTTTTTAATCAGCAACTCCCTTGGATTATTAATGTTGGAGAACCTCAATTTATGGCTCGTCATGAGACAAATCCTGTTATAAAAACAATTTTGGAACATCAAGACTTAGTTCACAACCTAGACCGTTTACGCTTAGAATGGAAGATTACAAGCCTGATTCATGGCGATGTAAAATGGGTAAATTTTGTCTTGGTTGGTCAAGAAGAAAAAAAAGAAGAAGCCTTAAAACTCATTGATTGGGAAATTGCTAATGTTGGTGATCCACTTTGGGACGTAGCTGGAGTTTTTCAATCTTATTTATCCTCTTGGGTTTATAGTTATAACAATGGAAGTTTACAACATCACAAATTTTCAGGACAAGAGTATATTTCTATTCCCTCCATCCAATCTGGAATTCAAGCATTTTGGAAAAATTACGCCCAACTAAAAGCCTATTCTGACCAAGAAGAACAACTTGCCTTGAATCAAGTTACTCGGATGACAGCCGCCCGTTTATTGCAAACTGCTTTTGAAAGCAATGTGCAGCATCCTCAATTACTGCCCAATACCGCACGAATTATTCAACTTTGCCAACATCTATTTAATCAGCCAGAGCAAATCATTTCCGACTTATTTGGTCTAAATTCTACTTCTTATGAAAAAGCAGCAAAATAA
- a CDS encoding S53 family peptidase, with the protein MLNSTIEVRFYSPPASHSENEQKQLNDLLSQHPKNRNYISFSEYQKRFSIPKDEVNNLLKFAAQKEIKAEFNPLKREVVLHATANLFQSIEDKRDSVTSETLNVLNNLGDLTFDTTKAIPETEVDSDTKKPHRGFIKQHFEQRPTSSKIDKTISATTSYSPLDFIQAYNFPEGDGKGQTIGLIELGGTFTHQDMTQFFQGLGLEVPTIEVVGAPSKVPANENVEVTSDIQIAGALAPKAKLVIYYGKSIIEAVKTALSDTKNNPTILSISWAGSEFNYSETELQELNSAFYEAALRGITVIAASGDHGAYNGLQYPNVNVPTNNPFVLGCGGTTIQIQNGQLTQNRVWYEQVSNTMVGTGGGYSRRIPIPAYQQTASNLYLSRHPQYVGYNPTNGRAIPDIAANAAMASAYKIVFNGAWMPMGGTSLSTPLWAALIARLNQSLGYQLGFINNLLYQLENSNAFIQAPQGNNGLYIAAYGWDPCTGLGSPNGKALLQAIQQLETTTEE; encoded by the coding sequence ATGTTGAACAGCACCATTGAAGTCCGATTTTATTCCCCTCCCGCATCCCATTCCGAAAACGAGCAAAAACAATTAAATGATCTACTAAGCCAACACCCAAAAAATCGAAATTACATTAGCTTTTCGGAATATCAAAAGCGTTTTTCTATCCCCAAAGATGAAGTAAATAACTTACTTAAATTTGCTGCTCAAAAAGAAATCAAAGCTGAATTTAACCCTCTAAAAAGAGAAGTAGTGCTTCACGCAACTGCTAACCTCTTCCAATCTATTGAGGACAAAAGAGATTCTGTAACTTCTGAGACACTAAATGTACTCAATAACTTGGGCGACCTAACATTTGATACAACTAAGGCTATTCCTGAAACAGAAGTTGATTCCGATACCAAAAAACCACACCGTGGTTTTATCAAACAACACTTTGAACAACGCCCAACCTCTTCTAAAATAGATAAAACAATAAGTGCAACAACAAGCTATTCTCCACTAGATTTTATACAAGCCTATAACTTTCCAGAAGGAGATGGAAAAGGGCAAACCATTGGTCTTATCGAACTAGGGGGCACCTTTACCCATCAAGATATGACACAATTTTTTCAGGGGCTCGGCTTGGAAGTCCCAACCATTGAAGTCGTTGGCGCTCCTTCAAAAGTACCCGCCAATGAAAATGTAGAAGTAACTTCTGACATCCAAATTGCAGGGGCTCTTGCTCCCAAGGCAAAACTTGTTATTTACTATGGTAAAAGCATTATCGAAGCAGTAAAAACAGCACTTAGCGACACTAAAAACAACCCTACTATTTTATCCATTAGTTGGGCAGGTTCTGAGTTCAATTATAGTGAAACTGAGCTTCAAGAACTAAATAGTGCTTTTTATGAAGCAGCGTTACGAGGAATTACAGTAATTGCAGCTTCTGGCGATCACGGTGCTTACAATGGCTTGCAATATCCCAATGTCAATGTACCAACAAACAATCCATTTGTTTTGGGCTGTGGAGGAACAACCATTCAGATACAAAATGGGCAGCTAACTCAAAATAGGGTTTGGTACGAACAGGTATCCAATACCATGGTTGGAACAGGCGGAGGCTATAGCCGCAGAATACCAATACCAGCCTATCAGCAAACGGCTTCCAACCTTTACCTAAGTCGTCATCCACAATATGTAGGGTACAATCCCACCAATGGTCGAGCAATCCCCGACATAGCGGCTAACGCAGCAATGGCTTCGGCTTATAAGATTGTATTTAATGGTGCCTGGATGCCAATGGGAGGCACTAGTCTATCAACCCCACTTTGGGCAGCTCTCATTGCCCGATTAAACCAATCCTTAGGCTATCAATTAGGATTTATTAATAACCTACTATACCAACTAGAAAATAGCAATGCTTTTATACAAGCTCCCCAAGGCAACAATGGCTTGTATATAGCAGCCTATGGATGGGATCCTTGTACTGGTTTAGGCTCTCCCAATGGAAAAGCATTGCTTCAAGCCATTCAACAATTAGAAACAACGACTGAAGAATAA
- a CDS encoding T3SS effector HopA1 family protein, whose product MKKQQNNIFEQQIMTIVKRLKVTSNHSFTVDEKPFEVYNKHPYTQAGYDLGSFGSNQHYTSKEQRSRLLNAITNQLYGKFYCDNAASQHQLPPITEREHFMNQLSAANCSSDGLDMNWKIYAVDQKGQAFAQKNGVLRHLIPNTYKYATPQQTQAVVNQYVHFYRQKENKKAQAVFYYVYGNEYLSHEGSLARIYWHIKPEGAAKLVSEITNNFNFYNIPFNFKCLNHKALYTRSDSAVLYLDKKHLALTKMMLPHLIKNMDGYLNDSVPLFTQKLGKGVSFAEDPGNGQSFGMSRVQVISEALIEGFQKKITNPEKLTNFVLNYMESMGMSRKYMYRNPRLQTT is encoded by the coding sequence ATGAAAAAGCAGCAAAATAATATTTTTGAGCAGCAAATTATGACAATTGTCAAACGGCTAAAGGTCACCTCCAATCATTCATTTACAGTTGATGAAAAGCCTTTTGAAGTATATAACAAACACCCCTACACCCAAGCAGGCTACGACCTAGGTAGTTTTGGCAGCAACCAACATTATACCTCAAAAGAACAACGTTCCCGTTTGTTGAATGCCATCACAAACCAATTGTATGGCAAATTTTATTGTGATAACGCTGCAAGCCAACATCAACTCCCTCCTATTACAGAACGAGAACATTTTATGAATCAATTGTCAGCAGCCAATTGCTCCTCGGATGGATTAGATATGAATTGGAAAATCTATGCCGTTGATCAAAAAGGACAGGCTTTTGCTCAAAAAAATGGCGTTCTGCGCCACTTAATCCCCAATACTTATAAATATGCAACTCCTCAACAAACACAAGCTGTCGTAAATCAATATGTCCACTTTTACCGACAAAAAGAAAATAAAAAAGCACAAGCTGTCTTCTATTATGTTTATGGCAATGAGTACCTCAGTCACGAAGGAAGCCTAGCTAGAATTTATTGGCACATCAAGCCCGAAGGTGCAGCAAAGTTGGTTTCAGAAATCACCAACAATTTCAATTTTTACAACATCCCATTTAATTTTAAATGCCTCAATCATAAAGCGCTTTATACTCGATCTGATAGTGCCGTATTGTACCTTGATAAAAAACACCTTGCACTGACCAAAATGATGTTGCCTCATCTTATAAAAAATATGGACGGCTACCTCAATGATTCGGTTCCTTTATTTACACAAAAATTAGGAAAAGGCGTTTCCTTTGCAGAAGACCCTGGCAATGGTCAAAGTTTTGGGATGAGTAGAGTTCAAGTTATCTCTGAAGCCTTAATTGAGGGGTTTCAAAAAAAAATAACCAATCCTGAAAAGCTTACCAACTTTGTTTTAAACTATATGGAATCGATGGGAATGAGTCGAAAATATATGTATAGAAATCCCCGTTTGCAAACCACTTAA
- a CDS encoding AAA family ATPase: MISNIYIKNYKILDEVDLPLSNLNLITGKNSVGKSSLIQVLLLLRQSFEQNTLLENGLRLTGDYINVGKGKDILTYGTTEDLFHFALSWENGDQLNVLYNYISNSDLQKGKPHKNQGSNLSTQQLRTKSLFNKNFTYLAAERVAPDQTHRVSDYYINTLNSIGIKGEYTTHFLAQNETKPIKNKALLYPKSVNDELLSQVNLWMSEICEGIKISANIIEEIDYAVLAYEFKTKEGYTDKFKPQNVGFGLTYVLPVITAILASSPNDIILIENPESHLAPAGQSALGKLLSLAAQSGVQLFIETHSDHILNGIRVAVHKQQLTKENVSIFYFSKDESLEKHSIDIITPFLDSNGRLDEWPKGFFDEWENKLDELLDSPT; the protein is encoded by the coding sequence ATGATTTCTAATATATACATTAAGAATTATAAGATACTTGATGAAGTAGACTTGCCCTTAAGCAATCTTAATTTAATTACGGGTAAAAACAGTGTTGGTAAATCTTCTTTAATTCAAGTACTTCTATTATTAAGACAATCATTTGAACAGAATACATTATTAGAAAATGGTCTTAGGCTAACAGGGGATTATATTAATGTTGGAAAAGGTAAAGATATTCTAACTTATGGAACTACAGAGGACCTTTTTCATTTTGCACTGTCTTGGGAAAATGGAGATCAATTAAATGTTCTATATAATTATATAAGCAACTCTGACTTGCAAAAAGGAAAACCTCATAAAAATCAAGGTAGTAATCTGAGCACTCAACAATTACGCACTAAATCTTTATTTAATAAAAACTTTACTTATTTAGCAGCAGAAAGAGTAGCCCCTGATCAAACTCATCGTGTATCTGATTATTATATTAATACACTAAATAGTATTGGTATAAAAGGAGAATACACAACACATTTTTTAGCACAAAATGAAACTAAACCAATAAAAAATAAAGCACTATTGTATCCTAAAAGTGTAAATGACGAATTACTTAGTCAAGTAAATCTCTGGATGTCTGAAATTTGTGAAGGTATCAAAATAAGTGCCAATATAATAGAGGAAATTGATTATGCTGTTTTAGCTTATGAGTTTAAAACAAAAGAAGGATATACAGATAAATTTAAACCTCAAAATGTAGGCTTTGGTTTAACCTATGTTTTACCTGTAATTACAGCCATTTTAGCATCAAGCCCTAATGATATTATACTTATTGAAAATCCAGAATCTCATCTAGCCCCAGCAGGGCAAAGTGCTCTAGGAAAACTTCTTAGTTTAGCAGCCCAATCTGGTGTCCAGTTGTTTATAGAAACACATAGTGATCATATACTAAATGGTATTCGAGTTGCTGTGCACAAACAACAATTGACAAAAGAAAATGTTTCCATATTCTATTTCTCAAAAGATGAATCTCTTGAAAAACATTCTATTGATATTATTACTCCCTTTTTAGATTCTAATGGTCGACTAGATGAGTGGCCTAAAGGTTTTTTTGACGAATGGGAAAATAAATTAGATGAACTCTTAGACAGCCCCACTTAA
- a CDS encoding DUF2585 family protein, translated as MSQQKNSPIAYCALFFLIIGTAFILQFQGRNWLAANGNFYFWIGDAWSDQNSQHWTDPYSFSHLLHGILFFGILYPLASKISWIWRFNIAVLLEAIWEIAENSATIIERYRDAGALGYTGDSIVNSMGDLFYCGLGFIVAHYLGFAKSVMLFILVEIGLILTIRDSLIINVIMLVYPLDSIREWQAVMTTSL; from the coding sequence ATGTCTCAACAAAAAAATTCCCCCATCGCTTACTGTGCACTTTTCTTCCTAATCATTGGTACGGCATTCATTTTACAATTTCAGGGTAGAAATTGGTTGGCTGCTAATGGCAATTTTTATTTTTGGATAGGTGATGCTTGGAGCGACCAAAACTCGCAGCATTGGACAGACCCATATAGTTTTTCTCATTTACTACATGGCATTTTGTTTTTTGGAATATTATATCCGTTGGCGTCCAAAATCTCTTGGATATGGCGATTTAATATTGCTGTACTATTGGAAGCCATCTGGGAAATTGCAGAAAACTCAGCTACTATTATTGAACGTTATAGAGATGCAGGTGCTTTAGGTTATACAGGAGATAGTATTGTTAACTCTATGGGCGATTTATTCTATTGTGGTTTAGGTTTTATTGTAGCCCATTATCTAGGCTTTGCCAAATCGGTTATGCTGTTCATTCTAGTAGAAATTGGGCTAATTTTGACCATTCGAGATAGTTTAATTATTAATGTTATTATGTTAGTGTATCCTTTAGATAGCATCAGAGAATGGCAAGCTGTAATGACTACTAGTTTATAA